A genomic stretch from Anoplolepis gracilipes chromosome 16, ASM4749672v1, whole genome shotgun sequence includes:
- the LOC140674388 gene encoding uncharacterized protein isoform X1: protein MRHSSNEDAMKETLVKQEIKMEWEGHHADDSPQIGTEDQTSSSPQSVITSRRHVRTITTAGHITEGLAEVEPESPDSNSITGNLHQRSEQPQQRNYQEEQTHQTHYVQISHPDGVDVQQRAADQQRVVYATSNGQELQVEVSENAENTITLTVKEPSRYETPAPDGTEIDRYAMSYSNTHEVRRGNQFIIQCPRREQHQQPGHQRFSPHDNHQASARYQASPILGATTEDYDATTIATTIATTIATTMASQPGSTVHLGSPAPPPYSPPMDGIRSGQQQPQQHLVPTSYADAGGVVKYDPSEPVTAAETIKGPSTYTTLETVAIPPTQTVQYTQYLSASETFQQAPTYSYAKPGDPVILAYPSSQIGSRSIEVESPGGAFMKGDPTLTSSLTPARVPLHYEQPGSPGSQVTLYAGPASYQYVKQPGDPYWQQTGNTPSPPTLEYVSSYPSIISVSDATNMQLCSGGGYSVSTGGGPPSAWATLPLSTTDEAFDNTVIAAESKECTNCASNMTPLWRRDGTGHYLCNACGLYNKINGVNRPPMRCPKPKPSVTPVNITGVRRTGVQCANCGTNNTTLWRRNNSGEPVCNACGLYFKLHNVNRPLSMKKEGIQTRKRKPKNHSGPITTLPGSSGTNRAENRSNLLVNSLQLNAMYTSGGGGGGGVEEHCLPVGTPTGAQLGHAHSPLALPTAAVLNRQTTLTVPPLEPTSQSSSDLASVITSTTAAHSERSE from the exons ATGCGACACTCATCGAACGAG GACGCGATGAAAGAGACGTTAGTAAAGCAAGAGATAAAGATGGAGTGGGAAGGTCATCACGCAGACGACAGCCCTCAAATCGGAACGGAGGATCAGACATCGTCCAGTCCGCAAAGCGTTATAACATCTAGACGGCACGTCAGAACGATCACCACCGCCGGCCATATCACGGAAGGACTCGCCGAAGTCGAACCGGAATCGCCAGACTCCAATTCAATCACCGGGAATCTTCATCAAAGAAGCGAGCAGCCGCAGCAACGTAATTATCAGGAGGAGCAGACTCATCAGACGCATTACGTGCAGATCTCTCACCCGGACGGGGTCGACGTTCAACAACGAGCGGCGGATCAGCAACGCGTCGTTTACGCGACCAGCAACGGACAGGAGTTGCAGGTCGAAGTTTCGGAAAACGCCGAAAACACCATCACGCTCACGGTCAAGGAACCATCCAG ATACGAGACACCCGCGCCGGACGGTACCGAGATAGATCGATACGCAATGTCGTATTCGAACACTCACGAGGTACGAAGGGGGAATCAGTTCATCATACAATGCCCTCGGCGAGAGCAGCATCAGCAGCCCGGGCATCAGAGATTCAGTCCGCACGACAATCATCAGGCGTCCGCGAGATATCAGGCGTCGCCGATTCTCGGCGCTACGACGGAGGACTACGACGCCACGACCATCGCTACGACCATCGCCACGACCATCGCCACGACAATGGCCTCGCAACCGGGATCCACGGTTCACCTAGGATCACCCGCCCCACCGCCGTACTCGCCACCCATGGACGGTATTCGTTCCGGTCAGCAACAGCCGCAACAACACCTCGTGCCAACGAGTTACGCCGACGCCGGTGGCGTTGTCAAGTACGACCCTTCCGAGCCCGTGACCGCCGCGGAAACCATCAAAGGTCCGAGCACCTACACTACTCTCGAGACGGTCGCCATTCCACCTACGCAAACCGTTCAATACACGCAATATCTGTCGGCCAGCGAGACATTCCAACAGGCACCTACCTACAGCTACGCTAAACCGGGAGATCCTGTGATCCTGGCGTATCCATCGTCGCAAATCGGATCAAGATCTATTGAA GTGGAATCACCGGGTGGCGCGTTTATGAAAGGAGATCCTACCTTGACATCGTCCTTGACTCCCGCTCGAGTTCCACTGCATTACGAGCAACCGGGTTCACCGGGCTCCCAAGTTACTTTGTACGCAGGACCCGCCTCGTATCAATACGTCAAGCAACCAGGTGATCCTTACTGGCAGCAAACCGGTAATACTCCCTCACCCCCGACTTTGGAATACGTCTCGAGTTATCCGAGCATCATCTCTGTCAGCGATGCCACCAACATGCAACTATGCTCGGGCGGAGGATACAGTGTTTCTACTGGGGGAGGACCTCCCTCGGCGTGGGCTACTCTCCCGCTTTCCACCACTGATGAGGCCTTCGACAATACTGTTATAGCAGCGGAATCTAAGGAATGCACCAACTGCGCGTCCAACATGACACCTTTATGGAGAAGAGACGGCACCGGCCACTATCTTTGCAATGCCTGCGGTCTTTACAACAAGATCAATGGGGTCAACCGGCCACCCATGCGATGCCCTAAACCAAAGCCGTCGGTTACACCGGTAAACATT ACCGGCGTACGGAGGACAGGAGTGCAGTGTGCAAATTGTGGAACAAACAATACGACCCTTTGGCGACGAAACAATAGTGGCGAACCAGTCTGCAACGCGTGCGGTCTTTATTTCAAGTTGCATAAC GTGAATAGACCATTAAGTATGAAGAAGGAGGGAATACAGACGCGGAAGCGTAAACCAAAGAATCACTCGGGACCTATCACTACTTTACCCGGATCCAGTGGAACCAACAGGGCCGAAAACAGGTCCAACCTACTTG TGAACTCGTTGCAGTTGAACGCAATGTACACAAGCGGGGGCGGGGGTGGTGGAGGGGTCGAAGAGCACTGTCTTCCTGTAGGTACACCAACTGGGGCGCAATTAGGGCATGCACACTCGCCCCTCGCATTACCTACCGCCGCCGTATTGAATCGTCAAACCACCCTTAC CGTGCCACCACTAGAACCAACTAGTCAGTCCAGTAGCGATCTCGCTTCGGTTATAACGTCCACTACGGCAGCACATTCCGAGAGATCCGAGTAG
- the LOC140674388 gene encoding uncharacterized protein isoform X2: MRHSSNEDAMKETLVKQEIKMEWEGHHADDSPQIGTEDQTSSSPQSVITSRRHVRTITTAGHITEGLAEVEPESPDSNSITGNLHQRSEQPQQRNYQEEQTHQTHYVQISHPDGVDVQQRAADQQRVVYATSNGQELQVEVSENAENTITLTVKEPSRYETPAPDGTEIDRYAMSYSNTHEVRRGNQFIIQCPRREQHQQPGHQRFSPHDNHQASARYQASPILGATTEDYDATTIATTIATTIATTMASQPGSTVHLGSPAPPPYSPPMDGIRSGQQQPQQHLVPTSYADAGGVVKYDPSEPVTAAETIKGPSTYTTLETVAIPPTQTVQYTQYLSASETFQQAPTYSYAKPGDPVILAYPSSQIGSRSIEVESPGGAFMKGDPTLTSSLTPARVPLHYEQPGSPGSQVTLYAGPASYQYVKQPGDPYWQQTGNTPSPPTLEYVSSYPSIISVSDATNMQLCSGGGYSVSTGGGPPSAWATLPLSTTDEAFDNTVIAAESKECTNCASNMTPLWRRDGTGHYLCNACGLYNKINGVNRPPMRCPKPKPSVTPTGVRRTGVQCANCGTNNTTLWRRNNSGEPVCNACGLYFKLHNVNRPLSMKKEGIQTRKRKPKNHSGPITTLPGSSGTNRAENRSNLLVNSLQLNAMYTSGGGGGGGVEEHCLPVGTPTGAQLGHAHSPLALPTAAVLNRQTTLTVPPLEPTSQSSSDLASVITSTTAAHSERSE; the protein is encoded by the exons ATGCGACACTCATCGAACGAG GACGCGATGAAAGAGACGTTAGTAAAGCAAGAGATAAAGATGGAGTGGGAAGGTCATCACGCAGACGACAGCCCTCAAATCGGAACGGAGGATCAGACATCGTCCAGTCCGCAAAGCGTTATAACATCTAGACGGCACGTCAGAACGATCACCACCGCCGGCCATATCACGGAAGGACTCGCCGAAGTCGAACCGGAATCGCCAGACTCCAATTCAATCACCGGGAATCTTCATCAAAGAAGCGAGCAGCCGCAGCAACGTAATTATCAGGAGGAGCAGACTCATCAGACGCATTACGTGCAGATCTCTCACCCGGACGGGGTCGACGTTCAACAACGAGCGGCGGATCAGCAACGCGTCGTTTACGCGACCAGCAACGGACAGGAGTTGCAGGTCGAAGTTTCGGAAAACGCCGAAAACACCATCACGCTCACGGTCAAGGAACCATCCAG ATACGAGACACCCGCGCCGGACGGTACCGAGATAGATCGATACGCAATGTCGTATTCGAACACTCACGAGGTACGAAGGGGGAATCAGTTCATCATACAATGCCCTCGGCGAGAGCAGCATCAGCAGCCCGGGCATCAGAGATTCAGTCCGCACGACAATCATCAGGCGTCCGCGAGATATCAGGCGTCGCCGATTCTCGGCGCTACGACGGAGGACTACGACGCCACGACCATCGCTACGACCATCGCCACGACCATCGCCACGACAATGGCCTCGCAACCGGGATCCACGGTTCACCTAGGATCACCCGCCCCACCGCCGTACTCGCCACCCATGGACGGTATTCGTTCCGGTCAGCAACAGCCGCAACAACACCTCGTGCCAACGAGTTACGCCGACGCCGGTGGCGTTGTCAAGTACGACCCTTCCGAGCCCGTGACCGCCGCGGAAACCATCAAAGGTCCGAGCACCTACACTACTCTCGAGACGGTCGCCATTCCACCTACGCAAACCGTTCAATACACGCAATATCTGTCGGCCAGCGAGACATTCCAACAGGCACCTACCTACAGCTACGCTAAACCGGGAGATCCTGTGATCCTGGCGTATCCATCGTCGCAAATCGGATCAAGATCTATTGAA GTGGAATCACCGGGTGGCGCGTTTATGAAAGGAGATCCTACCTTGACATCGTCCTTGACTCCCGCTCGAGTTCCACTGCATTACGAGCAACCGGGTTCACCGGGCTCCCAAGTTACTTTGTACGCAGGACCCGCCTCGTATCAATACGTCAAGCAACCAGGTGATCCTTACTGGCAGCAAACCGGTAATACTCCCTCACCCCCGACTTTGGAATACGTCTCGAGTTATCCGAGCATCATCTCTGTCAGCGATGCCACCAACATGCAACTATGCTCGGGCGGAGGATACAGTGTTTCTACTGGGGGAGGACCTCCCTCGGCGTGGGCTACTCTCCCGCTTTCCACCACTGATGAGGCCTTCGACAATACTGTTATAGCAGCGGAATCTAAGGAATGCACCAACTGCGCGTCCAACATGACACCTTTATGGAGAAGAGACGGCACCGGCCACTATCTTTGCAATGCCTGCGGTCTTTACAACAAGATCAATGGGGTCAACCGGCCACCCATGCGATGCCCTAAACCAAAGCCGTCGGTTACACCG ACCGGCGTACGGAGGACAGGAGTGCAGTGTGCAAATTGTGGAACAAACAATACGACCCTTTGGCGACGAAACAATAGTGGCGAACCAGTCTGCAACGCGTGCGGTCTTTATTTCAAGTTGCATAAC GTGAATAGACCATTAAGTATGAAGAAGGAGGGAATACAGACGCGGAAGCGTAAACCAAAGAATCACTCGGGACCTATCACTACTTTACCCGGATCCAGTGGAACCAACAGGGCCGAAAACAGGTCCAACCTACTTG TGAACTCGTTGCAGTTGAACGCAATGTACACAAGCGGGGGCGGGGGTGGTGGAGGGGTCGAAGAGCACTGTCTTCCTGTAGGTACACCAACTGGGGCGCAATTAGGGCATGCACACTCGCCCCTCGCATTACCTACCGCCGCCGTATTGAATCGTCAAACCACCCTTAC CGTGCCACCACTAGAACCAACTAGTCAGTCCAGTAGCGATCTCGCTTCGGTTATAACGTCCACTACGGCAGCACATTCCGAGAGATCCGAGTAG
- the LOC140674388 gene encoding uncharacterized protein isoform X4, with translation MRHSSNEDAMKETLVKQEIKMEWEGHHADDSPQIGTEDQTSSSPQSVITSRRHVRTITTAGHITEGLAEVEPESPDSNSITGNLHQRSEQPQQRNYQEEQTHQTHYVQISHPDGVDVQQRAADQQRVVYATSNGQELQVEVSENAENTITLTVKEPSRYETPAPDGTEIDRYAMSYSNTHEVRRGNQFIIQCPRREQHQQPGHQRFSPHDNHQASARYQASPILGATTEDYDATTIATTIATTIATTMASQPGSTVHLGSPAPPPYSPPMDGIRSGQQQPQQHLVPTSYADAGGVVKYDPSEPVTAAETIKGPSTYTTLETVAIPPTQTVQYTQYLSASETFQQAPTYSYAKPGDPVILAYPSSQIGSRSIEVESPGGAFMKGDPTLTSSLTPARVPLHYEQPGSPGSQVTLYAGPASYQYVKQPGDPYWQQTGNTPSPPTLEYVSSYPSIISVSDATNMQLCSGGGYSVSTGGGPPSAWATLPLSTTDEAFDNTVIAAESKECTNCASNMTPLWRRDGTGHYLCNACGLYNKINGVNRPPMRCPKPKPSVTPVNITGVRRTGVQCANCGTNNTTLWRRNNSGEPVCNACGLYFKLHNVNRPLSMKKEGIQTRKRKPKNHSGPITTLPGSSGTNRAENRSNLLACHH, from the exons ATGCGACACTCATCGAACGAG GACGCGATGAAAGAGACGTTAGTAAAGCAAGAGATAAAGATGGAGTGGGAAGGTCATCACGCAGACGACAGCCCTCAAATCGGAACGGAGGATCAGACATCGTCCAGTCCGCAAAGCGTTATAACATCTAGACGGCACGTCAGAACGATCACCACCGCCGGCCATATCACGGAAGGACTCGCCGAAGTCGAACCGGAATCGCCAGACTCCAATTCAATCACCGGGAATCTTCATCAAAGAAGCGAGCAGCCGCAGCAACGTAATTATCAGGAGGAGCAGACTCATCAGACGCATTACGTGCAGATCTCTCACCCGGACGGGGTCGACGTTCAACAACGAGCGGCGGATCAGCAACGCGTCGTTTACGCGACCAGCAACGGACAGGAGTTGCAGGTCGAAGTTTCGGAAAACGCCGAAAACACCATCACGCTCACGGTCAAGGAACCATCCAG ATACGAGACACCCGCGCCGGACGGTACCGAGATAGATCGATACGCAATGTCGTATTCGAACACTCACGAGGTACGAAGGGGGAATCAGTTCATCATACAATGCCCTCGGCGAGAGCAGCATCAGCAGCCCGGGCATCAGAGATTCAGTCCGCACGACAATCATCAGGCGTCCGCGAGATATCAGGCGTCGCCGATTCTCGGCGCTACGACGGAGGACTACGACGCCACGACCATCGCTACGACCATCGCCACGACCATCGCCACGACAATGGCCTCGCAACCGGGATCCACGGTTCACCTAGGATCACCCGCCCCACCGCCGTACTCGCCACCCATGGACGGTATTCGTTCCGGTCAGCAACAGCCGCAACAACACCTCGTGCCAACGAGTTACGCCGACGCCGGTGGCGTTGTCAAGTACGACCCTTCCGAGCCCGTGACCGCCGCGGAAACCATCAAAGGTCCGAGCACCTACACTACTCTCGAGACGGTCGCCATTCCACCTACGCAAACCGTTCAATACACGCAATATCTGTCGGCCAGCGAGACATTCCAACAGGCACCTACCTACAGCTACGCTAAACCGGGAGATCCTGTGATCCTGGCGTATCCATCGTCGCAAATCGGATCAAGATCTATTGAA GTGGAATCACCGGGTGGCGCGTTTATGAAAGGAGATCCTACCTTGACATCGTCCTTGACTCCCGCTCGAGTTCCACTGCATTACGAGCAACCGGGTTCACCGGGCTCCCAAGTTACTTTGTACGCAGGACCCGCCTCGTATCAATACGTCAAGCAACCAGGTGATCCTTACTGGCAGCAAACCGGTAATACTCCCTCACCCCCGACTTTGGAATACGTCTCGAGTTATCCGAGCATCATCTCTGTCAGCGATGCCACCAACATGCAACTATGCTCGGGCGGAGGATACAGTGTTTCTACTGGGGGAGGACCTCCCTCGGCGTGGGCTACTCTCCCGCTTTCCACCACTGATGAGGCCTTCGACAATACTGTTATAGCAGCGGAATCTAAGGAATGCACCAACTGCGCGTCCAACATGACACCTTTATGGAGAAGAGACGGCACCGGCCACTATCTTTGCAATGCCTGCGGTCTTTACAACAAGATCAATGGGGTCAACCGGCCACCCATGCGATGCCCTAAACCAAAGCCGTCGGTTACACCGGTAAACATT ACCGGCGTACGGAGGACAGGAGTGCAGTGTGCAAATTGTGGAACAAACAATACGACCCTTTGGCGACGAAACAATAGTGGCGAACCAGTCTGCAACGCGTGCGGTCTTTATTTCAAGTTGCATAAC GTGAATAGACCATTAAGTATGAAGAAGGAGGGAATACAGACGCGGAAGCGTAAACCAAAGAATCACTCGGGACCTATCACTACTTTACCCGGATCCAGTGGAACCAACAGGGCCGAAAACAGGTCCAACCTACTTG CGTGCCACCACTAG
- the LOC140674388 gene encoding uncharacterized protein isoform X3: MRHSSNEDAMKETLVKQEIKMEWEGHHADDSPQIGTEDQTSSSPQSVITSRRHVRTITTAGHITEGLAEVEPESPDSNSITGNLHQRSEQPQQRNYQEEQTHQTHYVQISHPDGVDVQQRAADQQRVVYATSNGQELQVEVSENAENTITLTVKEPSRYETPAPDGTEIDRYAMSYSNTHEVRRGNQFIIQCPRREQHQQPGHQRFSPHDNHQASARYQASPILGATTEDYDATTIATTIATTIATTMASQPGSTVHLGSPAPPPYSPPMDGIRSGQQQPQQHLVPTSYADAGGVVKYDPSEPVTAAETIKGPSTYTTLETVAIPPTQTVQYTQYLSASETFQQAPTYSYAKPGDPVILAYPSSQIGSRSIEVESPGGAFMKGDPTLTSSLTPARVPLHYEQPGSPGSQVTLYAGPASYQYVKQPGDPYWQQTGNTPSPPTLEYVSSYPSIISVSDATNMQLCSGGGYSVSTGGGPPSAWATLPLSTTDEAFDNTVIAAESKECTNCASNMTPLWRRDGTGHYLCNACGLYNKINGVNRPPMRCPKPKPSVTPVNITGVRRTGVQCANCGTNNTTLWRRNNSGEPVCNACGLYFKLHNVNRPLSMKKEGIQTRKRKPKNHSGPITTLPGSSGTNRAENRSNLLGESSRATTRTN, from the exons ATGCGACACTCATCGAACGAG GACGCGATGAAAGAGACGTTAGTAAAGCAAGAGATAAAGATGGAGTGGGAAGGTCATCACGCAGACGACAGCCCTCAAATCGGAACGGAGGATCAGACATCGTCCAGTCCGCAAAGCGTTATAACATCTAGACGGCACGTCAGAACGATCACCACCGCCGGCCATATCACGGAAGGACTCGCCGAAGTCGAACCGGAATCGCCAGACTCCAATTCAATCACCGGGAATCTTCATCAAAGAAGCGAGCAGCCGCAGCAACGTAATTATCAGGAGGAGCAGACTCATCAGACGCATTACGTGCAGATCTCTCACCCGGACGGGGTCGACGTTCAACAACGAGCGGCGGATCAGCAACGCGTCGTTTACGCGACCAGCAACGGACAGGAGTTGCAGGTCGAAGTTTCGGAAAACGCCGAAAACACCATCACGCTCACGGTCAAGGAACCATCCAG ATACGAGACACCCGCGCCGGACGGTACCGAGATAGATCGATACGCAATGTCGTATTCGAACACTCACGAGGTACGAAGGGGGAATCAGTTCATCATACAATGCCCTCGGCGAGAGCAGCATCAGCAGCCCGGGCATCAGAGATTCAGTCCGCACGACAATCATCAGGCGTCCGCGAGATATCAGGCGTCGCCGATTCTCGGCGCTACGACGGAGGACTACGACGCCACGACCATCGCTACGACCATCGCCACGACCATCGCCACGACAATGGCCTCGCAACCGGGATCCACGGTTCACCTAGGATCACCCGCCCCACCGCCGTACTCGCCACCCATGGACGGTATTCGTTCCGGTCAGCAACAGCCGCAACAACACCTCGTGCCAACGAGTTACGCCGACGCCGGTGGCGTTGTCAAGTACGACCCTTCCGAGCCCGTGACCGCCGCGGAAACCATCAAAGGTCCGAGCACCTACACTACTCTCGAGACGGTCGCCATTCCACCTACGCAAACCGTTCAATACACGCAATATCTGTCGGCCAGCGAGACATTCCAACAGGCACCTACCTACAGCTACGCTAAACCGGGAGATCCTGTGATCCTGGCGTATCCATCGTCGCAAATCGGATCAAGATCTATTGAA GTGGAATCACCGGGTGGCGCGTTTATGAAAGGAGATCCTACCTTGACATCGTCCTTGACTCCCGCTCGAGTTCCACTGCATTACGAGCAACCGGGTTCACCGGGCTCCCAAGTTACTTTGTACGCAGGACCCGCCTCGTATCAATACGTCAAGCAACCAGGTGATCCTTACTGGCAGCAAACCGGTAATACTCCCTCACCCCCGACTTTGGAATACGTCTCGAGTTATCCGAGCATCATCTCTGTCAGCGATGCCACCAACATGCAACTATGCTCGGGCGGAGGATACAGTGTTTCTACTGGGGGAGGACCTCCCTCGGCGTGGGCTACTCTCCCGCTTTCCACCACTGATGAGGCCTTCGACAATACTGTTATAGCAGCGGAATCTAAGGAATGCACCAACTGCGCGTCCAACATGACACCTTTATGGAGAAGAGACGGCACCGGCCACTATCTTTGCAATGCCTGCGGTCTTTACAACAAGATCAATGGGGTCAACCGGCCACCCATGCGATGCCCTAAACCAAAGCCGTCGGTTACACCGGTAAACATT ACCGGCGTACGGAGGACAGGAGTGCAGTGTGCAAATTGTGGAACAAACAATACGACCCTTTGGCGACGAAACAATAGTGGCGAACCAGTCTGCAACGCGTGCGGTCTTTATTTCAAGTTGCATAAC GTGAATAGACCATTAAGTATGAAGAAGGAGGGAATACAGACGCGGAAGCGTAAACCAAAGAATCACTCGGGACCTATCACTACTTTACCCGGATCCAGTGGAACCAACAGGGCCGAAAACAGGTCCAACCTACTTGGTGAGTCTTCG CGTGCCACCACTAGAACCAACTAG
- the LOC140674388 gene encoding uncharacterized protein isoform X5 translates to MRHSSNEDAMKETLVKQEIKMEWEGHHADDSPQIGTEDQTSSSPQSVITSRRHVRTITTAGHITEGLAEVEPESPDSNSITGNLHQRSEQPQQRNYQEEQTHQTHYVQISHPDGVDVQQRAADQQRVVYATSNGQELQVEVSENAENTITLTVKEPSRYETPAPDGTEIDRYAMSYSNTHEVRRGNQFIIQCPRREQHQQPGHQRFSPHDNHQASARYQASPILGATTEDYDATTIATTIATTIATTMASQPGSTVHLGSPAPPPYSPPMDGIRSGQQQPQQHLVPTSYADAGGVVKYDPSEPVTAAETIKGPSTYTTLETVAIPPTQTVQYTQYLSASETFQQAPTYSYAKPGDPVILAYPSSQIGSRSIEVESPGGAFMKGDPTLTSSLTPARVPLHYEQPGSPGSQVTLYAGPASYQYVKQPGDPYWQQTGNTPSPPTLEYVSSYPSIISVSDATNMQLCSGGGYSVSTGGGPPSAWATLPLSTTDEAFDNTVIAAESKECTNCASNMTPLWRRDGTGHYLCNACGLYNKINGVNRPPMRCPKPKPSVTPVNITGVRRTGVQCANCGTNNTTLWRRNNSGEPVCNACGLYFKLHNVNRPLSMKKEGIQTRKRKPKNHSGPITTLPGSSGTNRAENRSNLLGESS, encoded by the exons ATGCGACACTCATCGAACGAG GACGCGATGAAAGAGACGTTAGTAAAGCAAGAGATAAAGATGGAGTGGGAAGGTCATCACGCAGACGACAGCCCTCAAATCGGAACGGAGGATCAGACATCGTCCAGTCCGCAAAGCGTTATAACATCTAGACGGCACGTCAGAACGATCACCACCGCCGGCCATATCACGGAAGGACTCGCCGAAGTCGAACCGGAATCGCCAGACTCCAATTCAATCACCGGGAATCTTCATCAAAGAAGCGAGCAGCCGCAGCAACGTAATTATCAGGAGGAGCAGACTCATCAGACGCATTACGTGCAGATCTCTCACCCGGACGGGGTCGACGTTCAACAACGAGCGGCGGATCAGCAACGCGTCGTTTACGCGACCAGCAACGGACAGGAGTTGCAGGTCGAAGTTTCGGAAAACGCCGAAAACACCATCACGCTCACGGTCAAGGAACCATCCAG ATACGAGACACCCGCGCCGGACGGTACCGAGATAGATCGATACGCAATGTCGTATTCGAACACTCACGAGGTACGAAGGGGGAATCAGTTCATCATACAATGCCCTCGGCGAGAGCAGCATCAGCAGCCCGGGCATCAGAGATTCAGTCCGCACGACAATCATCAGGCGTCCGCGAGATATCAGGCGTCGCCGATTCTCGGCGCTACGACGGAGGACTACGACGCCACGACCATCGCTACGACCATCGCCACGACCATCGCCACGACAATGGCCTCGCAACCGGGATCCACGGTTCACCTAGGATCACCCGCCCCACCGCCGTACTCGCCACCCATGGACGGTATTCGTTCCGGTCAGCAACAGCCGCAACAACACCTCGTGCCAACGAGTTACGCCGACGCCGGTGGCGTTGTCAAGTACGACCCTTCCGAGCCCGTGACCGCCGCGGAAACCATCAAAGGTCCGAGCACCTACACTACTCTCGAGACGGTCGCCATTCCACCTACGCAAACCGTTCAATACACGCAATATCTGTCGGCCAGCGAGACATTCCAACAGGCACCTACCTACAGCTACGCTAAACCGGGAGATCCTGTGATCCTGGCGTATCCATCGTCGCAAATCGGATCAAGATCTATTGAA GTGGAATCACCGGGTGGCGCGTTTATGAAAGGAGATCCTACCTTGACATCGTCCTTGACTCCCGCTCGAGTTCCACTGCATTACGAGCAACCGGGTTCACCGGGCTCCCAAGTTACTTTGTACGCAGGACCCGCCTCGTATCAATACGTCAAGCAACCAGGTGATCCTTACTGGCAGCAAACCGGTAATACTCCCTCACCCCCGACTTTGGAATACGTCTCGAGTTATCCGAGCATCATCTCTGTCAGCGATGCCACCAACATGCAACTATGCTCGGGCGGAGGATACAGTGTTTCTACTGGGGGAGGACCTCCCTCGGCGTGGGCTACTCTCCCGCTTTCCACCACTGATGAGGCCTTCGACAATACTGTTATAGCAGCGGAATCTAAGGAATGCACCAACTGCGCGTCCAACATGACACCTTTATGGAGAAGAGACGGCACCGGCCACTATCTTTGCAATGCCTGCGGTCTTTACAACAAGATCAATGGGGTCAACCGGCCACCCATGCGATGCCCTAAACCAAAGCCGTCGGTTACACCGGTAAACATT ACCGGCGTACGGAGGACAGGAGTGCAGTGTGCAAATTGTGGAACAAACAATACGACCCTTTGGCGACGAAACAATAGTGGCGAACCAGTCTGCAACGCGTGCGGTCTTTATTTCAAGTTGCATAAC GTGAATAGACCATTAAGTATGAAGAAGGAGGGAATACAGACGCGGAAGCGTAAACCAAAGAATCACTCGGGACCTATCACTACTTTACCCGGATCCAGTGGAACCAACAGGGCCGAAAACAGGTCCAACCTACTTGGTGAGTCTTCG TGA